One Pseudochaenichthys georgianus chromosome 7, fPseGeo1.2, whole genome shotgun sequence DNA segment encodes these proteins:
- the LOC117450053 gene encoding bridge-like lipid transfer protein family member 3A isoform X1, which produces MDYVGMTPLHRYSKTGHTANEQHHDGHETGGLCTRFTKNLSPDKINLSTLKGEGQLSNLELDEEVLQNMLDLPTWLAVTRVYCNKAAIRIQWTKLKTSPICLFLDKVEVEMRTCEEPRPPNGPSPIAITAGQSEYGFAEKVVEGMSVRINNITIKVQARAFHASFELWQLQGNSLNPKWESSDLRYTRVTDPKRGEVLTFKEINWQSLRIEADAIESNDQDLGSTPLRLITNQGRIRIALKRRIKDCNVLASKLLFILDDLLWVLTDSQLKAIIHYAKSLSEAMEKSAQQRKSRTAESLQTAPPSPGLHNLWTETPPAPAGPPSTTSQYFDLYDVKESSFHTFISRLDLHICNDSSSLDDDEAPPPGLQGAMQLTFRRLGFDYYPVHRPADGCRHWERYSGAMEAQAQWAGKLLQEYQRRVQAAGIPGPHSEPPQPNKDSPAKTVRDGQSSPKSGPSPSEQAAGRTCTAPSGSSLKRLRSCCVVVRVDDVDIHQVSTRGRQNKKTRSFLSCNRKALRLPDNVPAIHLQFTEYYFPDNTSFTVPTSNLYAQLNGLQLCVDPASVLWINLFSRGLLHTLDQVKAFYHLQDSCKAEEHVDVRLDAAQLKLIIPLDSSILDHPERPQSLSVTVPQMVLSNTRLCPHGSRADLNSTFEKFSSCPFFQHTPPCPYPRDRSAFHPLPSTFLQHSQDTEPQPFDRKQLRPQDVWSLSLSRVTLGFDGARRFPKGRTQHFVEPFAVSVWMCQPSAFKNGLSSSSSSSPSLAHQLSSEQEEASLASVHFLAHTITPVKMWLNHYQYVALLRMKDSMARLGGELGRDLRDVKQAQGKKTKSATVCLSLLVDSAELGLLLPPASTEPEEEVPHTPETDSGSMTDSDISPTHHSAVLEDSGLENGVSSINTGSAFDQDEQDGVVEEACEAVEEGDGLTTERDIHVLSPRHSPALSRDPSNFSLEGELSSAITVTKDATKDALSASLDLTKGAFSMTKDAFSMLSRGTGMSKLFSPQAKELVQRSDESSPSLAASLHRQSMKQSPSQHSFDSAILDGSLPDENLSVDSDFSEHFVVLMDSEFGTESMRPNNTGSRGSPGTEGGSSADLSSSLSQSIEDVSQDMSSVLLLVLSGTACTMEVKGEDQVVAVEAQNLVPVQMGNIRVSDLLAGLVQAPVLPPQDRPGVRGCPVVCLRAEMGPSAARHSGQAETLGYMEMRVQNCKVELLSSTVTNIGPFLEDEFSADSPPMKLHMSNITVTLKDDSPKIYPTAPQPVPASFNVDQLLLERCEDGMMRLKAEGSDPKASACVPVAAPDNPNCSYSVQQQSERQTLECQLSEAQAALTQALGEREKLLLEVRKHDPAFTF; this is translated from the exons aTACAATGGACAAAGTTGAAAACAAGCCCCATCTGTCTG TTCTTGGATAAGGTTGAAGTAGAAATGCGGACATGTGAGGAGCCGCGTCCACCAAACGGCCCCTCTCCCATAGCTATCACAGCAGGACAGAG TGAGTACGGCTTTGCAGAGAAAGTGGTGGAGGGCATGTCAGTGAGGATCAACAACATCACCATCAAGGTTCAGGCTCGTGCCTTCCACGCCTCCTTCGAGCTCTGGCAATTACAAGGAAACAGCCTGAACCCCAAATGGGAGAGCAGTGACCTCCGATACACCCGTGTCACCGACCCGAAGAGAGGAGAG GTGTTGACATTCAAAGAAATAAACTGGCAGAGTCTGCGTATCGAGGCGGATGCCATTGAGAGTAACGACCAGGATCTTGGTAGCACGCCGCTCCGTCTCATCACCAACCAGGGACgcattcgcatcgctctaaagCGCCGA ATAAAGGACTGCAACGTGCTGGCATCCAAGCTGCTCTTCATTCTCGACGACCTGTTGTGGGTGCTGACGGACTCTCAGCTCAAAGCCATCATACATTACGCCAAGTCTCTGAGCGAGGCCATGGAGAAGTCGGCCCAGCAGAGGAAGAGCAGGACGGCAGAGTCCCTACAG accgctcctccttctcctGGCCTCCACAACCTGTGGACAGAGACCCCCCCTGCCCCTGCTGGCCCCCCCAGCACCACCAGTCAATATTTTGATCTCTACGATGTTAAGGAGTCTTCTTTCCACACCTTCATTTCCCGATTGGACCTACACATATGCAACGACAGCTCTTCATTAGATGACG ATGAGGCTCCCCCACCGGGCCTGCAAGGTGCCATGCAGCTGACATTCAGGAGGCTGGGCTTTGACTACTATCCCGTCCACAGACCGG CTGATGGATGTCGGCACTGGGAGCGCTACAGTGGAGCCATGGAGGCTCAGGCTCAGTGGGCCGGGAAACTCCTGCAGGAGTACCAGAGGAGGGTCCAGGCTGCTGGGATCCCCGGGCCCCACTCTGAGCCCCCCCAGCCCAACAAGGACTCCCCCGCAAAGACAGTACGAG ATGGTCAGTCCAGCCCTAAGTCGGGACCCTCCCCCTCTGAGCAGGCAGCAGGCAGGACCTGCACTGCTCCTTCAGGGTCCTCGCTGAAGAGGCTGCGCTCCTGCTGCGTGGTGGTCAGGGTGGACGACGTGGACATTCACCAG GTGTCTACAAGAGGCCGTCAAAACAAGAAGACCCGGTCCTTTTTATCCTGCAACCGTAAAGCCCTGCGTTTACCAGACAACGTACCAGCAATTCATCTGCAGTTCACCGAGTACTACTTTCCTGACAACACCAGCTTTACAG TGCCCACCTCGAACCTGTATGCCCAGCTGAACGGCCTGCAGCTCTGTGTGGACCCAGCCAGCGTGCTGTGGATCAACCTGTTCTCCAGGGGTCTGCTGCACACCCTGGATCAGGTCAAAGCTTTCTACCATTTGCAAGACAGCTGCAAGGCAGAAGAGCATGTAGACGTGCGCTTGGATGCAGCTCAGCTCAAG TTAATAATCCCCTTGGACTCTTCCATATTGGACCACCCGGAGCGCCCGCAGTCCCTCTCTGTTACCGTCCCCCAGATGGTCCTCAGCAACACCCGCCTctgccctcacggctccagaGCGGACCTGAACAGCACCTTTGAGAAGTTCTCCAGCTGCCCTTTCTTCCAGCACACGCCTCCCTGCCCTTACCCCAGGGACCGGAGTGCCTTCCACCCCCTCCCCTCCACCTTCCTCCAGCACTCTCAAGACACCGAGCCTCAACCTTTTGACAGAAAGCAGCTACGACCCCAAGATGTCTGGTCTCTCAGTCTGTCCCGTGTGACCCTAGGTTTTGACGGCGCCCGGCGATTCCCCAAAGGCAGAACACAACATTTTGTTGAACCCTTCGCCGTGTCTGTGTGGATGTGTCAGCCCTCTGCCTTCAAAAACGGATTATCGTCGTCGTCCTCCTCCAGCCCCAGCCTAGCCCACCAGCTATCATCAGAGCAGGAAGAGGCTTCACTTGCCTCTGTGCACTTCCTGGCCCACACCATCACTCCAGTGAAGATGTGGCTCAACCACTACCAGTATGTCGCCCTGCTGAGGATGAAGGACTCCATGGCTCGTTTGGGGGGGGAGTTAGGCCGGGATCTTCGAGATGTCAAGCAGGCTCAAGGCAAGAAAACAAAATCTGCTACAGTTTGTCTTTCCCTCCTGGTGGACTCAGCAGAATTGGGTCTCCTGTTGCCACCAGCGAGCACAGAGCCTGAGGAAGAAGTCCCCCACACCCCGGAGACAGACAGCGGCAGCATGACAGACTCTGACATCTCCCCCACCCATCACTCCGCAGTGCTGGAAGACAGCGGGTTAGAGAACGGCGTCTCCTCCATCAACACCGGCTCTGCGTTCGATCAGGACGAACAAGACGGGGTGGTGGAGGAGGCGTGTGAAGCCGTAGAGGAGGGGGACGGTTTGACAACAGAGAGGGACATCCACGTCCTCTCACCGAGACACTCCCCCGCACTCTCACGCGACCCGTCCAACTTCAGCCTGGAGGGAGAGCTGTCGAGCGCCATCACCGTCACCAAGGATGCGACCAAAGACGCCCTGAGTGCCTCTCTGGACCTGACCAAAGGGGCCTTTTCAATGACAAAGGACGCCTTCAGCATGCTGAGTCGTGGCACCGGGATGAGTAAATTGTTCAGTCCGCAGGCAAA ggAACTGGTCCAGCGCTCGGATGAGTCTTCCCCCTCCCTGGCTGCCAGCCTGCACCGCCAATCCATGAAGCAGTCGCCTTCCCAGCATTCCTTTGATAGTGCTATCTTAGATGGCAGCCTGCCTGACGAGAACCTCTCTGTCGACAGCGATTTCAGCGAGCATTTTGTTGTTCTCATGGACTCAG AGTTTGGGACGGAGTCCATGCGCCCCAACAACACAGGCAGCCGAGGCAGCCCGGGCACAGAGGGGGGGTCATCAGCCGACCTCAGCAGCTCTCTGTCCCAAAGCATAGAGGACGTATCTCAGGATATG TCCTCAGTGTTGCTGCTGGTGCTGAGCGGAACAGCCTGCACAATGGAAGTAAAGGGAGAAGACCAAGTAGTGGCTGTCGAGGCCCAGAATCTGGTCCCGGTGCAGATGGGTAATATCAGAGTATCTGACCTGCTGGCTGGCCTCGTTCAAG CCCCAGTCTTACCACCCCAGGACCGGCCCGGTGTGAGGGGCTGTCCTGTGGTGTGCCTGCGAGCAGAGATGGGACCCTCTGCAGCCCGACACTCAGGTCAGGCCGAGACTCTGGGCTACATGGAGATGAGAGTGCAGAACTGCAAGGTGGAGCTGTTATCCTCCACAGTGACTAACATCGGTCCTTTCCTGGAGGACGAGTTCAGCGCTGACAGTCCGCCGATGAAGTTACACATGAGCAACATCACAGTCACTTTGAAG GACGATAGCCCTAAAATCTACCCTACAGCGCCTCAGCCCGTCCCAGCCTCATTCAatgtggatcagctgctgctcgaGCGCTGTGAGGACGGCATGATGAGGCTCAAAG CTGAAGGTTCAGATCCTAAAGCCTCAGCCTGTGTTCCTGTGGCGGCCCCCGACAACCCAAACTGTTCCTACTCTGTTCAACAGCAAAGCGAG AGACAAACTCTGGAGTGCCAGCTCTCCGAGGCCCAGGCCGCTCTCACACAGGCCCTCGGCGAGAGAGAAAAACTCCTTCTGGAAGTCAGGAAGCATGACCCCGCGTTTACTTTTTGA
- the LOC117450053 gene encoding bridge-like lipid transfer protein family member 3A isoform X2 — protein MTGLIKKQILKHLSRFTKNLSPDKINLSTLKGEGQLSNLELDEEVLQNMLDLPTWLAVTRVYCNKAAIRIQWTKLKTSPICLFLDKVEVEMRTCEEPRPPNGPSPIAITAGQSEYGFAEKVVEGMSVRINNITIKVQARAFHASFELWQLQGNSLNPKWESSDLRYTRVTDPKRGEVLTFKEINWQSLRIEADAIESNDQDLGSTPLRLITNQGRIRIALKRRIKDCNVLASKLLFILDDLLWVLTDSQLKAIIHYAKSLSEAMEKSAQQRKSRTAESLQTAPPSPGLHNLWTETPPAPAGPPSTTSQYFDLYDVKESSFHTFISRLDLHICNDSSSLDDDEAPPPGLQGAMQLTFRRLGFDYYPVHRPADGCRHWERYSGAMEAQAQWAGKLLQEYQRRVQAAGIPGPHSEPPQPNKDSPAKTVRDGQSSPKSGPSPSEQAAGRTCTAPSGSSLKRLRSCCVVVRVDDVDIHQVSTRGRQNKKTRSFLSCNRKALRLPDNVPAIHLQFTEYYFPDNTSFTVPTSNLYAQLNGLQLCVDPASVLWINLFSRGLLHTLDQVKAFYHLQDSCKAEEHVDVRLDAAQLKLIIPLDSSILDHPERPQSLSVTVPQMVLSNTRLCPHGSRADLNSTFEKFSSCPFFQHTPPCPYPRDRSAFHPLPSTFLQHSQDTEPQPFDRKQLRPQDVWSLSLSRVTLGFDGARRFPKGRTQHFVEPFAVSVWMCQPSAFKNGLSSSSSSSPSLAHQLSSEQEEASLASVHFLAHTITPVKMWLNHYQYVALLRMKDSMARLGGELGRDLRDVKQAQGKKTKSATVCLSLLVDSAELGLLLPPASTEPEEEVPHTPETDSGSMTDSDISPTHHSAVLEDSGLENGVSSINTGSAFDQDEQDGVVEEACEAVEEGDGLTTERDIHVLSPRHSPALSRDPSNFSLEGELSSAITVTKDATKDALSASLDLTKGAFSMTKDAFSMLSRGTGMSKLFSPQAKELVQRSDESSPSLAASLHRQSMKQSPSQHSFDSAILDGSLPDENLSVDSDFSEHFVVLMDSEFGTESMRPNNTGSRGSPGTEGGSSADLSSSLSQSIEDVSQDMSSVLLLVLSGTACTMEVKGEDQVVAVEAQNLVPVQMGNIRVSDLLAGLVQAPVLPPQDRPGVRGCPVVCLRAEMGPSAARHSGQAETLGYMEMRVQNCKVELLSSTVTNIGPFLEDEFSADSPPMKLHMSNITVTLKDDSPKIYPTAPQPVPASFNVDQLLLERCEDGMMRLKAEGSDPKASACVPVAAPDNPNCSYSVQQQSERQTLECQLSEAQAALTQALGEREKLLLEVRKHDPAFTF, from the exons aTACAATGGACAAAGTTGAAAACAAGCCCCATCTGTCTG TTCTTGGATAAGGTTGAAGTAGAAATGCGGACATGTGAGGAGCCGCGTCCACCAAACGGCCCCTCTCCCATAGCTATCACAGCAGGACAGAG TGAGTACGGCTTTGCAGAGAAAGTGGTGGAGGGCATGTCAGTGAGGATCAACAACATCACCATCAAGGTTCAGGCTCGTGCCTTCCACGCCTCCTTCGAGCTCTGGCAATTACAAGGAAACAGCCTGAACCCCAAATGGGAGAGCAGTGACCTCCGATACACCCGTGTCACCGACCCGAAGAGAGGAGAG GTGTTGACATTCAAAGAAATAAACTGGCAGAGTCTGCGTATCGAGGCGGATGCCATTGAGAGTAACGACCAGGATCTTGGTAGCACGCCGCTCCGTCTCATCACCAACCAGGGACgcattcgcatcgctctaaagCGCCGA ATAAAGGACTGCAACGTGCTGGCATCCAAGCTGCTCTTCATTCTCGACGACCTGTTGTGGGTGCTGACGGACTCTCAGCTCAAAGCCATCATACATTACGCCAAGTCTCTGAGCGAGGCCATGGAGAAGTCGGCCCAGCAGAGGAAGAGCAGGACGGCAGAGTCCCTACAG accgctcctccttctcctGGCCTCCACAACCTGTGGACAGAGACCCCCCCTGCCCCTGCTGGCCCCCCCAGCACCACCAGTCAATATTTTGATCTCTACGATGTTAAGGAGTCTTCTTTCCACACCTTCATTTCCCGATTGGACCTACACATATGCAACGACAGCTCTTCATTAGATGACG ATGAGGCTCCCCCACCGGGCCTGCAAGGTGCCATGCAGCTGACATTCAGGAGGCTGGGCTTTGACTACTATCCCGTCCACAGACCGG CTGATGGATGTCGGCACTGGGAGCGCTACAGTGGAGCCATGGAGGCTCAGGCTCAGTGGGCCGGGAAACTCCTGCAGGAGTACCAGAGGAGGGTCCAGGCTGCTGGGATCCCCGGGCCCCACTCTGAGCCCCCCCAGCCCAACAAGGACTCCCCCGCAAAGACAGTACGAG ATGGTCAGTCCAGCCCTAAGTCGGGACCCTCCCCCTCTGAGCAGGCAGCAGGCAGGACCTGCACTGCTCCTTCAGGGTCCTCGCTGAAGAGGCTGCGCTCCTGCTGCGTGGTGGTCAGGGTGGACGACGTGGACATTCACCAG GTGTCTACAAGAGGCCGTCAAAACAAGAAGACCCGGTCCTTTTTATCCTGCAACCGTAAAGCCCTGCGTTTACCAGACAACGTACCAGCAATTCATCTGCAGTTCACCGAGTACTACTTTCCTGACAACACCAGCTTTACAG TGCCCACCTCGAACCTGTATGCCCAGCTGAACGGCCTGCAGCTCTGTGTGGACCCAGCCAGCGTGCTGTGGATCAACCTGTTCTCCAGGGGTCTGCTGCACACCCTGGATCAGGTCAAAGCTTTCTACCATTTGCAAGACAGCTGCAAGGCAGAAGAGCATGTAGACGTGCGCTTGGATGCAGCTCAGCTCAAG TTAATAATCCCCTTGGACTCTTCCATATTGGACCACCCGGAGCGCCCGCAGTCCCTCTCTGTTACCGTCCCCCAGATGGTCCTCAGCAACACCCGCCTctgccctcacggctccagaGCGGACCTGAACAGCACCTTTGAGAAGTTCTCCAGCTGCCCTTTCTTCCAGCACACGCCTCCCTGCCCTTACCCCAGGGACCGGAGTGCCTTCCACCCCCTCCCCTCCACCTTCCTCCAGCACTCTCAAGACACCGAGCCTCAACCTTTTGACAGAAAGCAGCTACGACCCCAAGATGTCTGGTCTCTCAGTCTGTCCCGTGTGACCCTAGGTTTTGACGGCGCCCGGCGATTCCCCAAAGGCAGAACACAACATTTTGTTGAACCCTTCGCCGTGTCTGTGTGGATGTGTCAGCCCTCTGCCTTCAAAAACGGATTATCGTCGTCGTCCTCCTCCAGCCCCAGCCTAGCCCACCAGCTATCATCAGAGCAGGAAGAGGCTTCACTTGCCTCTGTGCACTTCCTGGCCCACACCATCACTCCAGTGAAGATGTGGCTCAACCACTACCAGTATGTCGCCCTGCTGAGGATGAAGGACTCCATGGCTCGTTTGGGGGGGGAGTTAGGCCGGGATCTTCGAGATGTCAAGCAGGCTCAAGGCAAGAAAACAAAATCTGCTACAGTTTGTCTTTCCCTCCTGGTGGACTCAGCAGAATTGGGTCTCCTGTTGCCACCAGCGAGCACAGAGCCTGAGGAAGAAGTCCCCCACACCCCGGAGACAGACAGCGGCAGCATGACAGACTCTGACATCTCCCCCACCCATCACTCCGCAGTGCTGGAAGACAGCGGGTTAGAGAACGGCGTCTCCTCCATCAACACCGGCTCTGCGTTCGATCAGGACGAACAAGACGGGGTGGTGGAGGAGGCGTGTGAAGCCGTAGAGGAGGGGGACGGTTTGACAACAGAGAGGGACATCCACGTCCTCTCACCGAGACACTCCCCCGCACTCTCACGCGACCCGTCCAACTTCAGCCTGGAGGGAGAGCTGTCGAGCGCCATCACCGTCACCAAGGATGCGACCAAAGACGCCCTGAGTGCCTCTCTGGACCTGACCAAAGGGGCCTTTTCAATGACAAAGGACGCCTTCAGCATGCTGAGTCGTGGCACCGGGATGAGTAAATTGTTCAGTCCGCAGGCAAA ggAACTGGTCCAGCGCTCGGATGAGTCTTCCCCCTCCCTGGCTGCCAGCCTGCACCGCCAATCCATGAAGCAGTCGCCTTCCCAGCATTCCTTTGATAGTGCTATCTTAGATGGCAGCCTGCCTGACGAGAACCTCTCTGTCGACAGCGATTTCAGCGAGCATTTTGTTGTTCTCATGGACTCAG AGTTTGGGACGGAGTCCATGCGCCCCAACAACACAGGCAGCCGAGGCAGCCCGGGCACAGAGGGGGGGTCATCAGCCGACCTCAGCAGCTCTCTGTCCCAAAGCATAGAGGACGTATCTCAGGATATG TCCTCAGTGTTGCTGCTGGTGCTGAGCGGAACAGCCTGCACAATGGAAGTAAAGGGAGAAGACCAAGTAGTGGCTGTCGAGGCCCAGAATCTGGTCCCGGTGCAGATGGGTAATATCAGAGTATCTGACCTGCTGGCTGGCCTCGTTCAAG CCCCAGTCTTACCACCCCAGGACCGGCCCGGTGTGAGGGGCTGTCCTGTGGTGTGCCTGCGAGCAGAGATGGGACCCTCTGCAGCCCGACACTCAGGTCAGGCCGAGACTCTGGGCTACATGGAGATGAGAGTGCAGAACTGCAAGGTGGAGCTGTTATCCTCCACAGTGACTAACATCGGTCCTTTCCTGGAGGACGAGTTCAGCGCTGACAGTCCGCCGATGAAGTTACACATGAGCAACATCACAGTCACTTTGAAG GACGATAGCCCTAAAATCTACCCTACAGCGCCTCAGCCCGTCCCAGCCTCATTCAatgtggatcagctgctgctcgaGCGCTGTGAGGACGGCATGATGAGGCTCAAAG CTGAAGGTTCAGATCCTAAAGCCTCAGCCTGTGTTCCTGTGGCGGCCCCCGACAACCCAAACTGTTCCTACTCTGTTCAACAGCAAAGCGAG AGACAAACTCTGGAGTGCCAGCTCTCCGAGGCCCAGGCCGCTCTCACACAGGCCCTCGGCGAGAGAGAAAAACTCCTTCTGGAAGTCAGGAAGCATGACCCCGCGTTTACTTTTTGA